The stretch of DNA GCGGGCATAGGGGTGTTTGTCAAGCAAGCAAGTTTGCCTTTCATTTAAATCGGGAAAAGAGTGAGCAAATAGACATAAAAAAGGGAGAGATGAAGAATGGGAGAGGCTGTTAAACGGGCCTGGGGACAGCTATGGAACATGCACAATGATATAATCAGAGCTTTTCAGCTCATCACACAACCTTCCTCAAATGGAGGCGGCTCCATCAGCAAAGACGAGGCGGGAGGGAGGAAGAAGCCGAAGCGCTCAAGAAGGCAAAATGCAGGGCTGTGGTTAGGCCCGCTGCTCTTTATGATCTGCTTGTTTGGGGTTTCGCCGGAAGGGATGTCTAAAGAAGCGACAGCGGTGTTAGCTAGCACTGCCTGGATAGCCACCTGGTGGATCACAGAAGCGATTCCTATCCCTGTTACCTCCTTGCTGCCGATCATTTTGTTTCCGCTTACAGGAGCGGTGACGGAAGGAATTACGAGTGCATATGCTGACAGTACCATCTTTTTATTTATGGGAGGATTTATCTTAGCGATCGCGTTGGAAAAATGGCAGCTGCACAGACGGATCGCCTTGAATATTATACTATGTGTTGGCACGAGCACTCAGCAGATTGTACTGGGCTTCATGGTCGCTACCGGTTTCTTATCCATGTGGATTTCCAACACAGCCACGGCGATGATGATGATGCCGATTGCGCTAGCCGTGATTAAACAGGTCGATGACTCACTGGATGGACAGAATGCTAAGGAAACGAACTTCGGTAAGGCGATCATGCTGGGTGTTGCTTACTCCGCTTCGATCGGGGGATTAGGAACGTTAATTGGAACGCCGCCTAATACGATTTTCGCGGGAGTAGTAAAGGAGATCTATCATATCGATTTGTCATTTGGTGTGTGGATGTTATTCGGCGTGCCGCTCGCCATCATTTTAACTGCAGCGGTTTGGTTTTATTTAGTGAAGCTTGCTTTTCCGATGAAGCTGAAGGAAATTCCGGGAGGAAAGAGAAACCTGCAAAAGCAAAAAGAGCAGCTCGGGCGCATGAGCACAGAGGAAAAGGTCGTACTGACCGTGTTTGCTGCAACGGCTGTAGCCTGGATTACGAGAACATTTCTATTAGTGAAATTCATGAGCTTTTTAGATGATACGATTATTGCAATCACAGCCGCTATCCTTCTGTTTGTCCTTCCATCTAAAAAGGCGGAAGACGGCAAGCTGTTAAATTGGAACGATGCCAAAAACATTCCTTGGGGGATTTTGCTATTATTCGGCGGCGGTCTAGCGATTGCCAAAGGGTTTAAAGATTCAGGGCTGGCACAGTGGATCGGAGAACAGCTCACTGTTCTTCAAGGCATTCCGCTGCTCTTTATCATTGCAA from Bacillus xiapuensis encodes:
- a CDS encoding SLC13 family permease; this translates as MGEAVKRAWGQLWNMHNDIIRAFQLITQPSSNGGGSISKDEAGGRKKPKRSRRQNAGLWLGPLLFMICLFGVSPEGMSKEATAVLASTAWIATWWITEAIPIPVTSLLPIILFPLTGAVTEGITSAYADSTIFLFMGGFILAIALEKWQLHRRIALNIILCVGTSTQQIVLGFMVATGFLSMWISNTATAMMMMPIALAVIKQVDDSLDGQNAKETNFGKAIMLGVAYSASIGGLGTLIGTPPNTIFAGVVKEIYHIDLSFGVWMLFGVPLAIILTAAVWFYLVKLAFPMKLKEIPGGKRNLQKQKEQLGRMSTEEKVVLTVFAATAVAWITRTFLLVKFMSFLDDTIIAITAAILLFVLPSKKAEDGKLLNWNDAKNIPWGILLLFGGGLAIAKGFKDSGLAQWIGEQLTVLQGIPLLFIIAIVTALVIFLTEITSNTATATMMFPIMASLAAALHIHPYGVMVAAGLAASCAFMLPVATPPNAVVFGSGMLKIQDMAKAGFWINLLSIIVITALIYLFMPVVWGMDLHSFPASLK